The following proteins are co-located in the Fluviicola sp. genome:
- a CDS encoding uracil-DNA glycosylase: MKVSIHPSWEKVLQPSFEAPYFENLVQFVKQEYTRFPHQIFPEGKYIFRAFDSCPFDELKVVILGQDPYPTRGHAHGLCFSCDSHVRPLPKSLQNIFKELEDDLGIPAPPNGDLNHWAKQGVLLLNSILTVREGQPLSHANQGWEKFTDDVIQTINDQLEGVIFVLWGSPAQAKAARVNPNKHFILKAPHPSPLSAYRGFFGSKPFSTINGILEKNGKSGIKWA, encoded by the coding sequence ATGAAAGTTTCGATACATCCTTCGTGGGAAAAGGTCCTTCAGCCATCTTTTGAAGCTCCTTATTTTGAAAACCTTGTTCAATTTGTGAAGCAGGAATACACGCGTTTTCCGCACCAGATCTTCCCGGAGGGAAAATACATTTTCAGGGCTTTCGACAGCTGTCCCTTTGATGAGCTCAAAGTCGTTATTTTAGGCCAGGACCCATATCCGACGAGAGGCCACGCACACGGATTGTGTTTCAGTTGTGATTCGCATGTGCGACCTTTACCTAAGAGCCTGCAAAACATTTTCAAGGAGCTGGAAGATGATCTGGGAATTCCGGCACCGCCAAACGGGGATTTGAACCACTGGGCCAAACAAGGGGTTTTATTATTGAATTCTATCCTGACCGTACGTGAAGGCCAGCCGCTTTCTCATGCTAATCAGGGCTGGGAAAAATTCACCGATGATGTGATCCAGACCATCAATGACCAGTTGGAAGGTGTGATCTTTGTTTTGTGGGGATCTCCCGCACAGGCAAAAGCTGCAAGAGTTAATCCCAACAAACATTTCATATTAAAAGCACCGCATCCTTCTCCGTTATCTGCTTACCGTGGGTTCTTCGGCAGCAAACCTTTTTCAACCATCAATGGAATTTTGGAGAAAAACGGGAAATCCGGAATCAAATGGGCATAA
- the hemE gene encoding uroporphyrinogen decarboxylase: protein MNLQNDLILRAAKGEDIERYPVWLMRQAGRILPEYRAVRESVSGFKELVENPALAAEVTIQPVDILDVDAAIIFSDILVVPEAMNIPYQMVEKRGPWFEHTIKSEEDAKRLEFDFDIEDRLGYVLEAIRLTVKQLNGRVPVIGFAGAPWTILCYMVEGHGSKTFSEAKKLLYTNPTLAHQLLQHVTDVTIAYLKAQVKAGASMIQVFDSWAGILGTEQYATFSLPYLSQIASAIEDVPVTLFSKGAITSIPALAKLDCNTIGLDWNMDIPVMRSLIGDSRTLQGNLDPCALYGSHQSIEAETIKMLNSFGNNKRHIVNLGHGVYPDVDPEKVKTFIKTVKSYETK from the coding sequence ATGAATTTGCAAAACGATTTGATCTTACGCGCTGCAAAAGGCGAAGATATTGAACGATACCCGGTTTGGTTAATGCGCCAGGCAGGAAGAATTTTACCCGAATACCGCGCAGTTCGCGAAAGTGTGAGCGGATTTAAAGAATTGGTTGAAAACCCGGCCTTGGCTGCAGAAGTAACGATTCAACCGGTTGATATCCTGGATGTGGATGCAGCGATTATCTTTTCGGATATCCTGGTGGTTCCGGAAGCAATGAACATTCCTTATCAAATGGTCGAAAAACGCGGACCGTGGTTCGAGCATACCATCAAATCGGAAGAAGACGCCAAAAGACTGGAGTTCGATTTCGATATTGAAGACCGCCTGGGGTATGTTTTGGAAGCCATTCGTTTAACAGTCAAACAACTGAACGGGCGTGTTCCGGTAATCGGATTTGCGGGTGCGCCGTGGACCATTCTTTGCTACATGGTGGAAGGGCACGGTTCAAAAACATTCAGCGAAGCGAAAAAACTCCTGTATACCAATCCGACTTTGGCACATCAATTGTTACAGCACGTCACAGATGTTACAATCGCTTATTTAAAAGCACAGGTTAAAGCCGGAGCAAGTATGATACAAGTGTTCGATTCATGGGCTGGAATTTTAGGAACGGAGCAGTACGCGACTTTTTCTCTTCCTTATTTATCACAAATAGCATCCGCTATTGAAGATGTTCCGGTTACCTTATTTTCGAAGGGAGCTATCACATCCATCCCGGCTTTGGCGAAATTAGATTGTAATACGATTGGGCTCGATTGGAACATGGATATTCCGGTGATGCGCTCTTTAATCGGTGATTCCAGAACGCTTCAGGGAAATTTGGATCCTTGTGCTTTATACGGTTCTCACCAAAGTATTGAGGCTGAAACAATAAAAATGTTAAATTCGTTCGGCAATAATAAAAGACATATTGTTAACTTAGGCCACGGTGTTTATCCGGATGTCGACCCAGAAAAGGTTAAAACATTCATTAAAACTGTAAAATCTTATGAAACCAAATAG